In bacterium, the genomic window CTACTTGACCATGGACAAAACTAATCTTTGCGCTGGGCAAATAGCGGGCCAAAGAATACCTTCCCAAAGTAACAATGAGCTTTGGCCGTATTATCTCTACTTGCTGGTCTAGCCAGAGCCGGCAAGCTGAAATTTCCGCCGGTAGGGGGTCTCTGTTTTCCGGCGGCCGGTGTTTAACGACGTTGCCAATGAAAACTTCCTCCCGTTTCATCCCGATTTCTCCCAAAACTTGGTTTAACAATATTCCTGCTCGTCCAACAAAAGGGCGGCCCTGCTGGTCTTCGTAAAAACCCGGCCCCTCACCAATGAAAACAACCTTCGCCTCTGGATTGCCTTCCCCGGGAACCGCATGGGTCGTGCCTTTCCAAAGTTCACAACGCTGACAAACTTCAATCTTTTTTGCAATATCAGCTAAGAGAGCTGTTTTGTCCATCTCTTCGGGCTTAATACCAATCAGAAAGTGGCTAGAACTTCTTTGCTAAGTTTAGACGACCTTGACTATCGATTTCCGTCACTCGGACTTTCATCGAATCTCCCACCTTGACCTCTTTGTGAATGTCTTCAACTCGGTAAGGAGCTATCTTGGAGATATGTACCAGACCTTCCTTGCCGGGCATGATCTCAACAAAAGCCCCAAACTCCATCACTTTTTTGACCATTCCGTCGTATTCTTCGCCTGGCTTTGGCTCATGAGTCAGACCTTCAATCCAGGTCTTCGCCTTCTCAGCGGCGGCGGGGTCAGAACCGGAAATCATCACTGTTCCGTCATCCTCAATGTCAATAGCAACCCCAGTTTCGTCAATGATCTTGTTGATTGTTTTTCCACCACTACCAATGACCTCACCGATTTTCTTGGGTGGAATGTGCATGACGGTCACTCGTGGAGCGTATTTTGACAGATCGGAGCGAGTTTCGGGAATTGTGGAGAGCATCTTACTGAGAATAAAGGCGCGTCCTTCTTTGGCAGCAGCAAAGGTTTCTTCAACCATTTTTTGGCTCAAACCATCGATCTTGACGTCGAGTTGAATCGCGGTAATTCCCTTCTCACTACCAGCGATTTTGAAATCCATATCTCCGTAAAAATCCTCAAGGGCTTGGATATCAGTCAAGACTTTGTACTTTTCTCCCTCGGTAACCAATCCCATAGCTACTCCCGAAACGGGAGCGGAAATTGGTACTCCGGCATCCATCAGGGCTAGAGTTGATCCACAAGTCGCTCCCATTGAAGTTGATCCAGAAGAAGACATCACTTCGGAGACCAGCCGTATTGTATAGGGAAACTTATCTTCTGCCGGAATTACTGGCTTGAGAGCCTTCTCTGCCAAAGCTCCGTGACCAATTTCACGCCGACCTGGGGAGCCAACCCGACGTACCTCTCCGGTTGAGAAAGGAGGAAAAGTGTAGTGGTGCATAAAACGTTTTGTATCTTCACCCTCCATACCATCAATTATTTGTTCTAGAGATGTAGACGCCAGTGTTGCCACGGTAAGAACTTGAGTGTCTCCACGGGTAAAGAGCCCTGATCCATGAGTTCGAGGCAGAAGACTTACCTCAGTAGTGATTTTGCGAACTTCAGTCAATTCTCTACCATCCGGTCTTTTTTGATCTTTGATGATTGCTTCTCGAACCATTTTTTTGACGGTCTCTTCAAAAATTTCGCTTATTTCGTCTTTGGAGATTCTTTCCTCAAACTCTGCAAACAGCTCTTCTTTAAATTCTAGAGCCGATTCTTCTCTAGCAGCTCTTTCTGGGTTGAATAGCTTCTCTTTGAACCCCGATTTAATTTTTTCTACAATTTCTTTTTTGATTGTTTCGTCAATTTTCTTTGGCTCGTATTCTTTCTTGATTTGCCCCATCTCGGAAGTAAACTCTTCGATAAATTTCAGCACTGGAGCAGCGTTTTTACGGGCAAACTCAATGGCTTTGATCATAACGTCTTCAGGAACCTCTCTGGCTCCCGCCTCAATCATGACGACTTTATCTTTGTTGAAAGAGACCGTCAGCTCGAGCTCAGAAGTTTCCAAATCGGTTTTGGTTGGGTTGAGGATAAATTCCCCGTCTTTGTAACCAACTTTGGCGGCCGAAACCGGTCCGGCCCAGGGCACGTGCGAGCTATGCAAAGCTGCTGAAGCGGCGATCAAGGCGACAATATCAGGATCGTTTTCTTGGTCGTAAGAAAGAATCGTCAAGATGACTTGAACTTCGTCAAAATAGTCCTTGGGGAAAAGCGGTCGAATCGAGCGGTCCACGAGACGTCCGTTGAGAATTGCGTCTTCCGTAGGTCTACCTTCCCGTTTAACAAAACGAGAACCAGAAATTCGCCCGGCAGCATAGAGCCTTTCTTCATAATCAACTGACAGTGGAAAATAACCCAAATCCTCCTTTGGAGTAGAGGCAACTACTGTTGCCAGTAGAACAGTGTCTCCATAGCGAGCGATAATGGCCCGATCGGCTTGATTGGCGATTTTGCCGGTATCAAACGACAAAGTCCGTCCACCCCAAGAAATTTCTTTCTTGATTTCTTTTTTTACTTTATTCATTTACTTTTAAGCTGGAAAAGAGTGAGGAACCAACGTGACCAAAAATTCTTTCTTTTTAAGAAACCTTGGTTACATCGGTTCAATCACTTCTTTCCAAAACCTCCTTTTTTAATTTTTAAATTTTAATCTACTTACTTAAACCCAGTTTTGAAACAATCGACTTGTAGCGATCTGGGTCTTTTCTGGTCAAATAAACCAAGATTCGACGTCGTTTATTGACCATTTGCAGCAAACCACGTCGAGAGTGAACATCTTGTTTGTGCTCTTTCAAATGTTCAGTCAAGCGTTTGATTCTTTCAGAAAGCAAAGCAATTTGGACCTCTGGTGAACCAGTGTCCCCTTGATGCTGGGCAAAATCCTGCAAAATCTTTTGTTTTTCGTCTTTCTCTAATGCCATTTTTACCTCAATTTAACTGACTTTGCTTCAATTATAACAGATTCGAGGCTAAGCTCGCAACCGCAGAAGACTCTTAGCTAGTTTTTGAACTCCTCATCACCTCTGGCGAAAACCAATCAACTCCTTTTTCTGCTTCAGTGAGACCAGTGCTAACTGTTCCAGGAAAGTTTTTAATTTTGGTACAGTAAGCTGCGTGCTCAAAAGTAAGTGGGTTTTTCACCTCTTCAAAGTTTTTGGTTGCGCTGCGCATTCCAAACAAAAGTAGCTCCGCCACCTTTGAGTTAGCCGCAATATGAGTCTGCTCGAAAACAGTACTGACCAAGCCGCTGATTGAGTCCTCTTGTCCATCAACTACATTTACCTTCCCGTAACTAGCGTTACTGGCCTGATTGTCAATATTGATGGTCGGAATGGATTGGAAAATATTGCGGTCAATTTTTTCAGCTGACAGCTCGCTTGGATTGGAAATCCCAAGAGAAATAATTAGATCATAATCTACTCCCCGATGAGAGTACTCAACTGCAGTTGGGTCAAGTTTCTTCCCAGAAGGGGTGATGATCAAATTAAACTTTTCTCCTTCAACACTGTAACTAACTTTTTCAATCATGTTTTGCGACCAGTTAAATGAAACGACCAGATTGATCGGATCCAGATGGCTTTTTATCGTCGCAACCTTTTCCAAATTCTTGGCTGCATCCGGAAGGGTACCAAAACAAACAACCTCAACATTTTTTCCAATTTGCCCCCCAATCTCAGCCCAAGACAAGGCAGCGGCAACACTATCGGTACTAGGTTGATCCGAAAGTATGACTAAAGCTTTTTGAGCATTTCTCAAAAGATCCAGTATTTGTGTTCCTGCAATATTGATCTTCATAGATTTGTAATTGTAACCTAAGCAGGGAAATAGGTAAACCTATAGGTCAACGAACAGCTTCAATTATATCACCGACTGCAAAATCAGCTTTTCCTTCCAGAGTCATGCCAAATTCATCACCAACAGAGGCTGAATTGATGTCTTCTTGCAAATGTTTCATCGTTTTGATTTTCGCAGTACCGAGATTTCTTTCCCCGCGCGTAATATTTACTTTGTCTCCTTTACTCAGCTGGCCTTCGCTAACCTTACAACCAGCAACTCGGGCCGCATCGGCTTTGAAAATAGCGACAACCTCAGCTTTACCGACTACCTCTTCTTTTTTGACGTTGAGCAAAGCATCAACCCCTTCTTTGAGTTCGTCAAGCAATTCGTAAATAAGATTGTAGCTTCGGATCAGGACCTTGTCTTCCGCAGCTAAACTCGCGACCGTTTTTGAAACCGGAGCGTTAAAAGCAATGATGATCGACTTGGTTGAGGCAGCAAGCAAAATATCTGACTCAGTCACTTCCCCGGTTTCTTTGTGGACCACATTTACTTTACCTTCAGAAACCTCAATACTTTCAATTGCAGCGTTGATCGCTTCCAACGACCCGGCTGTGTCAGCTTTGAGAAGGAGGCGAACTTCTTTTACTTTTGGAACAAAGATATCGTCTCTTTCTTGTTGTTTCTTTTCTTCACCCACTTTGCCTTTTCCCAGGGTAAAAACTTCCCCAACCGCCGGGACGGCAGTCAAACCCAAAATGCCTACCGGCATTGAGCCCACGGCTTGGCTAACTCGTTCTCCGTTAGAAGTAATCAAAGCCTTGATACGTCCACTGGCACTATTACTGACAACCTGGTCCCCGACTTTTAGTGATCCTTTTTTTACCAAAATTGTTGCTACCGCTCCGCGATATTTATCCAAGCTGGAGTCGATGACGACACCCTCAAAATTTGCTTGGGAAGTATCTTTCAACTCTGCTAAATCGCTCACCAAAAGAATCATTTCAAGAAGTTCTTTGACCCCCTCGCCGCTTTTGGCAGAGATCGGCACGGCTACCACGTCTCCACCATAACCTTCAACCAAGACGCCTTCGGCTGCTAAGCCTTTTTTCACTCGTTCTACATTGGCTCCGGGAGCGTCCATTTTGTTGATGGCCACTACCATGGGAACGTTGGCAGCTTTGATATGACTGATTGATTCTTTGGTTTGCGGCATGACCCCATCGTCAGCAGCAACAACAAGAACTACAAGGTCGGTAACGGCAGCTCCTCGGGAACGCATGGCGGAAAAAGCCGCGTGTCCCGGAGTATCAATGAAAGTGATTATTCTGCCGTTTACTTCTGCTTGATAAGCGCCGATGTGCTGAGTGATGCCTCCATGCTCTGAAGAAGCAACACGGGCTTTGCGAATGTAGTCTAGTAACGTAGTTTTACCGTGGTCAACGTGCCCCATGACAGCGACCACTGGGGGACGGGTTTGAATTTTAGCATTTGTTTTTGCTTTTGCCATAAAAATTTCTCAAAAAGAAAGTTTCTCATTTCGAACTTTTCTTGGTTGTTTTCTTTCTAGTCTTTTTGGCAGGTTTTGCCTTCGTCTCTTTCTTCCCTTTCTTTGCTTTGGTTGTTTTCTTTTTCGTTTCCTTTTTCTCAGGTTTTTTCTCTTCTTCATCTTCGAAGCTGGTAAGCCCAGCTCCCTTGATATCAATTCTCCAGCCAGTGAGTTTGGCCGCCAGACGGACGTTTTGGCCATCTTTTCCAATCGCGAGAGAAAGCTGGTCTTCAGGAACCTCCACGTGAGCCGTTTTTTCCTCAGTAGCAACACTAACTTTGTCGACCGTTGCTGGAGAAAGCGCGGCGGCGACAAATTTTGCTGGGTCATCGCTATAGGCAATTACGTCTATTTTTTCATTTCCCAACTCAGCAATGACTGCTTGCACCCGAACACCTTTTTGTCCGACACAGCTACCAACCGGGTCAACGCCGGCTTGACGAGAAGAAACTGCGACCTTGCTGCGGGCACCGGCCTCACGGGAGATGGCTTTGATTTCTACAATATTCGAACCGATTTCCGGAACTTCAAGTTTAAAAAGGCCCTCAACTAATCCTTTGCTCGAGCGCGAGACGATGATATCCTGACCTCGTGAAGATTCCTTGATTCCAACGATATAGAATTTTAATCTTTGGTTGAGGCGGTACTCCTCTCCGGGAATTTTTTCGACTCCGGGCATGATAGCTTCGGTTTTCCCCAAATCTACCACCACATTTGGCCCTTCCAACCTTTGGATCATGCCGTTGGTGATAGTACCAACTCTTTTTTCATATTCGGAGAAAATTGCTCCCTTTTCCGCTTCTCGTATTCGTTGCAGAAGAACTTGTTTGGCTGTTTGTGCAGCAATTCGACCAAAGCCTTCCGGAGTGACATCCTTACCGTCTTTATAGACTTTGGCTTCTCCACTCGTCGGGTCAATATCAGCATCAAGCTCCTCAACTTCCCCACCATAATCTTTTCGGTAGGCAGCTTTGATTGCTTCCTTGATGATAGAAACAACCTCAGCCGGATCTATCCCGCGCTCAGCGGCGGCTTGGTTGAGAGCAGCTGCAAATTCTGTTCGTAGAGCCATGTTTTTTCCTTTTTGTAACTACACCTTATAACTGAGCGAAGACTGCTTTTTTTTGATCTCTGATCAAAAAAAGTGGGTTTTTAATTCCCACTAATCTAGTCTCTTACATTGAATTGTCGAAGTTTAATATACCACTCCGGATTTTTTAGGTCAAGATAGGCAGCGTTTTAAGGGGAGACTTTAGTTACTTTATCAAAAGTTGCGGTCGAGAGCTTAGTTGCATCGTGAGCAGTCACCGCCAAGGTATCATAAACAGTGTTGTTCATGGGGAAACTCACACTTCCAACCTGGGTCCAACTAACTCCGTTACTTGATTTGTAGGCTGTGTAGGTATTTACAGTTCTCTTCAGTCTCAACCAACAGTTGGGGAAAGAGCAACTAGTGTTGGGGTTGACGTAAACCGCAGAAGCGTTGGTTGAGTTGCGGTATTGGAAGGCAATCCCGTGACCTGGGGTGACCGCGACAAAGACGTTCTTTGCCCCCTGAGCTGTACTTTCTCGCATCATTACTCCTGCTTTGGCCCATTCATTCGTGTTCGTTTGAGAAGTAACACGAGCAGTAAAGACCTGGTCGCGGGATCTGCCTGAATAAAGAGCTCGGAAGGAATCGGCTGTATTCCAAATATCATTACCCGAACCTTTCAGGGTATAAATCCCACCGGAAAGAGTTGAAGATCCAGCCAAACCACCACCAATATCGGTTTGAATCCAGCCTGAAATTGCTCCTTTACAGTACTTTGCCTTGACAAACCAATCTGAGACAATATCTTGATCCTTAGAGTCCAAACTCCCATCTGTATTTAGATCAAAACGCTTTGAGTATTTGGAGTCTCCCGCCTTTGACGGCACCCGAAACGCCAACATTAATAGATCACCGGAACTTAAAATATTGTCGTTGTTGAAGTCAGGTGGCCAAGCATCAATTCCACAGCTTCTATCCGGAAAGGTTCCAATCTGCAATTCGACACTATCATTAAAAGAGTCTCCATCGCTATCAATTACTGGCGGTAACGTAACTGTGAAAGAAACTGTAGTTGAAACTTTCGAATTTGGGGTTGGGCTAGCTGAATCAAAGGCTTTAGCATAGGCTGCGTGGGAACCAGTAGTTGTGACCCAAGTGTAACTGTAGGGAGAACTTGTATCCGTGTTTCTCAACACTCCGTCTCCGTAGAACTCAACCTTGGAAATTGCACCTCCCGTATCACTAGCCGTTGCAGCTAGAGAAACGCTTGTGCTAGAAAGGGTTGAGCCGTTGGTTGGGGAAGTCAAACTCACACTCGGTGGTGTCGTATCAGTCGTAGTCGTACTAATAGTAAATGAGTTTGTGGCCGAAGTTCCTTTGTTGTTGGCTGCATCAAAAGCCGTTGCGTAAGCGGTGTGGCCTCCATTAGTTCCAGTCCAGTTGTAAGAATATGGAGAGGAAGCATCTTCCCCAACTTTTGCCCCATCAACAAAGAACTCAACTTTTGTAACTCCGACAGCATCGGTAGCTGTAGCTGCTAAAGGTATCGTGGTAGAAGTGAAGCTCTGGCTGTTTGTAGGTGAGGTCAAAGTAACTGTTGGTGCCTGAGTGTCACTTATACTGGTAGTAAACCCTGGTGGGGGGTTGTTTTTCAGAGTCGTCGCGCTACAGTTACTACCGGCCATAGGAGTCCAGGTGGAACTGTTAATTAGTTTGTAGCGTGATACAAATTGTCTCCCTTGAATACCACCACCAGGAGTAACATTATCGGCCCCTATATTAAACATGATTGGAGTTGAACCAACTGATTTAGCTTCGTAGTAGACTACCATACAGCGAGTCCCGCCTATAGTATTCTGATGATATGTTCCCCAGTGAATTGCCCGCTTTCCCGTCGGCATAGCCCAGTCAGGATTGGCAGCAGTGCCGCTATTTGAGCAAGATCCCATATTACTGTAGGTATCTAGGTCCGTTGTAGCACACCACTCGCCAATCTGACCGCCATACTGCACCCAGCTCGAACCGTTCCAACCATGCATACGGAAATTCTGGAGCTGCAAGCGGATACCAGATGCACTAACCCCACAAGAAGCCCATTGAGCCGTACCCCAACCAGTTAGTTTATCGGTTGCGGGAGCTTCATCGCTAGACGGCAAACCGTCACCACGGTGAGGCCAGTCCCAACCTTCAAAACCACTACAAAAAGTTCCTTGGGTTGTTCCCTCCATATCAGCAATCAAATCTTCGACAGTGTAAATTGTGGCAGCGCTAACTGATTGTCTTGCCTTCTCTTCACTTTGCAGGGAAAGTATGACTGTCAACGGTATGGCGAGCAGGATAAACGCAATCGCAAAAATTGAGAGGATATGAGTTGGGTTATTCTTGTCAAAACGAAGTTTCATGGGCAATTACTGTTATTCTATTATTCTAAGATCGACTGGCCCGGCCTGTCAAGTGATGGTTGACTTTCCGCATGCCGAAAATTACAATCCGTGCTGTAAAGGCCAACGTCGCTTAACGCTAGGGTAAAGCATTCATTTCCACTCTTCTTTAGGGCAGAATGTGGTGGATCTGAAATGGAGGTTCGAATCCTCTCGTTGGCCAAGTCACACTCGAGAACCGGCTCATTCCGTGGCGGGAAGTCAGTGAACGAGAGTGGCGTACATGGAGACGGCTATACCCCCATACCAAAGCTAGTCGTCGGAAGGTAAAGGAGAGAGGACAACACCAAACTCTGCCTTTCAAGGGAGCAGCGAGCCGTAAAGCCACCCAAGGCCTCAAAGCGGTTAGTTGCTCCTTCTCCATTTTTATTTCCAAAAACTAACAATCAAGCTGCCTTGACAAATTGTTTTTCCAGGCATAAAATCTGCGGGTTGTGAGTCGGGGCGCTAGCTCAACTGGGAGAGCACTGTCATGGCATGACAGAGGTTAGGGGTTCAGTCCCATGAAGTTTTAACGAAGAGGGATTGGATGCAAAGCATCTGCGCTCCCTTGTGTCCCACCAACCGCGGAGGTAGCTCAGTGGTAGAGCACTAGACTCAGGATCTAGCTGTCACACGTTCGAACCGTGTCCTCCGCTCCAAAGAGAGATTCTCCGTCAATTGACGGATAAAAATAGGGGGCGTAACTCAAGTAGAGGCCCGCCTCTTAAGCGGTGTATGTGGGTTCAAGTCCCGTCGCCCCCACCAAATGCCGGTGTAGCTCAGATGGTAGAGCACCGCCCCACTTTCCTCGGCTTTCCCTGAGTGGAGAGAGGCGGAGGTCAGAGGTTCAAGTCCTCTCACTGGTACCAGAGAGATTCCTCCGCAACAAACGGAGTCAAAGGGTCGGCGTAGCTCAGATGGAAGAGCAAGTGACCGTGGATCACTATGTCGCAGGTTCAAGTCCTGCCGCCGGCTCCAAACAAAAGCAACCGAGAGCGGCCCATTCTCGTCGGCAGTGAGTTTTTTCTGACCTCACTGCTTGCAGGCTTGTCGAAACACAAATCGATGAGCCTGTTTTCGTTTTAAAAACGGCTCGAGGACGGCTTTTTGAAAAAAGAAACCGTCCTCGTTGACTCAACCTTTTGCTTTCCTATCTCGCAGCTTCTTCCTTGACACCGACACCAATGGCACTGAAGCGCATGTGCAGTTCCGTGTTGAAGGCCACTTCGTTGGGATATCCAGGCGGGGTTTGAAACTCCCCTATTTCGTTGACCGCGGTTAAGACCAGATCCAACACCGAGGAAAGGGCGAGGGCACTTTTCAGTGTTTCCCGCGCCTTGTCATCGATGATGATCAACTCCTGCCCGTCAAGAGTTCCCAAGATCTGAGCCAGGCGACTGTTCAGACTGTGACTCTCGGTCCTTATCTGAAGCAGAAGCGCCGAGATAAACTCGCGTGTGATCGCTGCCATCAGACCAAACCTCCCTGATTCTTCGCTATCCGATTGAAGGCTATTATACAACCAGCAGTGAAATTTTAGAGATCAGTCAGGGCTTCTTTTTGTTTTGAGGAAAGGTTTTTTGGAGTGACAACAGTGACACGCACGAACTGATCGCCGCGAGAGTTGTCGTGTTTGATACCTTTGTCTTTAATGCGAAAATCAGTACCGGTCTGGGTGCCCTCCGGAATTCGAAGTTTAATCATGCCATCCAGGGTTGGGACCTCAAGCGTGTCTCCAAGCGCAGCCTGTCTGAAGCTGATATTCCTATCTATATGGACATCATAGCCTCGACGCTTGAATTCCCGGTGCGGAGCCACATGAATGGTGATGTAAAGATCTCCGTAGCCGGAACCCCTTTCTCCGGCTTCGCCGAGACCTTGAAAGCGCACGGTATCACCGTCGCTGACCCCAGCTGGAATAGTAATCGTTGTTTCTTTGGTAGCCTGAACTCGTCCAGCCCCTTTGCATTTTTTGCATTTCCTCTCA contains:
- a CDS encoding polyribonucleotide nucleotidyltransferase, giving the protein MNKVKKEIKKEISWGGRTLSFDTGKIANQADRAIIARYGDTVLLATVVASTPKEDLGYFPLSVDYEERLYAAGRISGSRFVKREGRPTEDAILNGRLVDRSIRPLFPKDYFDEVQVILTILSYDQENDPDIVALIAASAALHSSHVPWAGPVSAAKVGYKDGEFILNPTKTDLETSELELTVSFNKDKVVMIEAGAREVPEDVMIKAIEFARKNAAPVLKFIEEFTSEMGQIKKEYEPKKIDETIKKEIVEKIKSGFKEKLFNPERAAREESALEFKEELFAEFEERISKDEISEIFEETVKKMVREAIIKDQKRPDGRELTEVRKITTEVSLLPRTHGSGLFTRGDTQVLTVATLASTSLEQIIDGMEGEDTKRFMHHYTFPPFSTGEVRRVGSPGRREIGHGALAEKALKPVIPAEDKFPYTIRLVSEVMSSSGSTSMGATCGSTLALMDAGVPISAPVSGVAMGLVTEGEKYKVLTDIQALEDFYGDMDFKIAGSEKGITAIQLDVKIDGLSQKMVEETFAAAKEGRAFILSKMLSTIPETRSDLSKYAPRVTVMHIPPKKIGEVIGSGGKTINKIIDETGVAIDIEDDGTVMISGSDPAAAEKAKTWIEGLTHEPKPGEEYDGMVKKVMEFGAFVEIMPGKEGLVHISKIAPYRVEDIHKEVKVGDSMKVRVTEIDSQGRLNLAKKF
- the nusA gene encoding transcription termination factor NusA, with amino-acid sequence MALRTEFAAALNQAAAERGIDPAEVVSIIKEAIKAAYRKDYGGEVEELDADIDPTSGEAKVYKDGKDVTPEGFGRIAAQTAKQVLLQRIREAEKGAIFSEYEKRVGTITNGMIQRLEGPNVVVDLGKTEAIMPGVEKIPGEEYRLNQRLKFYIVGIKESSRGQDIIVSRSSKGLVEGLFKLEVPEIGSNIVEIKAISREAGARSKVAVSSRQAGVDPVGSCVGQKGVRVQAVIAELGNEKIDVIAYSDDPAKFVAAALSPATVDKVSVATEEKTAHVEVPEDQLSLAIGKDGQNVRLAAKLTGWRIDIKGAGLTSFEDEEEKKPEKKETKKKTTKAKKGKKETKAKPAKKTRKKTTKKSSK
- a CDS encoding Ig-like domain-containing protein, which gives rise to MKLRFDKNNPTHILSIFAIAFILLAIPLTVILSLQSEEKARQSVSAATIYTVEDLIADMEGTTQGTFCSGFEGWDWPHRGDGLPSSDEAPATDKLTGWGTAQWASCGVSASGIRLQLQNFRMHGWNGSSWVQYGGQIGEWCATTDLDTYSNMGSCSNSGTAANPDWAMPTGKRAIHWGTYHQNTIGGTRCMVVYYEAKSVGSTPIMFNIGADNVTPGGGIQGRQFVSRYKLINSSTWTPMAGSNCSATTLKNNPPPGFTTSISDTQAPTVTLTSPTNSQSFTSTTIPLAATATDAVGVTKVEFFVDGAKVGEDASSPYSYNWTGTNGGHTAYATAFDAANNKGTSATNSFTISTTTTDTTPPSVSLTSPTNGSTLSSTSVSLAATASDTGGAISKVEFYGDGVLRNTDTSSPYSYTWVTTTGSHAAYAKAFDSASPTPNSKVSTTVSFTVTLPPVIDSDGDSFNDSVELQIGTFPDRSCGIDAWPPDFNNDNILSSGDLLMLAFRVPSKAGDSKYSKRFDLNTDGSLDSKDQDIVSDWFVKAKYCKGAISGWIQTDIGGGLAGSSTLSGGIYTLKGSGNDIWNTADSFRALYSGRSRDQVFTARVTSQTNTNEWAKAGVMMRESTAQGAKNVFVAVTPGHGIAFQYRNSTNASAVYVNPNTSCSFPNCWLRLKRTVNTYTAYKSSNGVSWTQVGSVSFPMNNTVYDTLAVTAHDATKLSTATFDKVTKVSP
- the infB gene encoding translation initiation factor IF-2, translated to MAKAKTNAKIQTRPPVVAVMGHVDHGKTTLLDYIRKARVASSEHGGITQHIGAYQAEVNGRIITFIDTPGHAAFSAMRSRGAAVTDLVVLVVAADDGVMPQTKESISHIKAANVPMVVAINKMDAPGANVERVKKGLAAEGVLVEGYGGDVVAVPISAKSGEGVKELLEMILLVSDLAELKDTSQANFEGVVIDSSLDKYRGAVATILVKKGSLKVGDQVVSNSASGRIKALITSNGERVSQAVGSMPVGILGLTAVPAVGEVFTLGKGKVGEEKKQQERDDIFVPKVKEVRLLLKADTAGSLEAINAAIESIEVSEGKVNVVHKETGEVTESDILLAASTKSIIIAFNAPVSKTVASLAAEDKVLIRSYNLIYELLDELKEGVDALLNVKKEEVVGKAEVVAIFKADAARVAGCKVSEGQLSKGDKVNITRGERNLGTAKIKTMKHLQEDINSASVGDEFGMTLEGKADFAVGDIIEAVR
- the rpsO gene encoding 30S ribosomal protein S15, encoding MALEKDEKQKILQDFAQHQGDTGSPEVQIALLSERIKRLTEHLKEHKQDVHSRRGLLQMVNKRRRILVYLTRKDPDRYKSIVSKLGLSK
- a CDS encoding uracil-DNA glycosylase, encoding MDKTALLADIAKKIEVCQRCELWKGTTHAVPGEGNPEAKVVFIGEGPGFYEDQQGRPFVGRAGILLNQVLGEIGMKREEVFIGNVVKHRPPENRDPLPAEISACRLWLDQQVEIIRPKLIVTLGRYSLARYLPSAKISFVHGQVVRAGNQVVLPMYHPAAALRSTGLMEAFKKDFHDNSEVLKDPDHGLELNKPETDESDPQMGLF